GATACGTTCTATGTCCTTCTCGTTCGACATTTCTATTACAAATTATTGCGCGACAAGAGGCACAAAGAAGCAGGATAGGCTCATAATTATGTCATTTTATCAACCGAATACATCAGCTAGAACATCGTCGCAGGAATGCAAGGACATCCGTATCATCAGCTGCAATCTTCTAACCGCTGCCTATCCATTTCAAGTGTCCTTAACGAAGCGgcgacattttttttctcttccattctgGAACCGTAATTGTCATTTAATTATCTACCACCAAGTGCTGGGAGGGTAGAGCGTTTTAGATACCTTATTTGCACGTCCTTGTTCCGATTTGAGATTACTGCGTTGATGTTGGTTCCCTTTTCTGAGGCCTTTCGTCCCGAATCAAACCTAGAATAGCACTAAAAAGGATGGCAGGATAGAATGGAAGAATTGAAACCCAGGGGAAGCCAGATTCTGCAGGATCGCGGTAAAATGGGAGGAGTTATGGCGTGTCCTTGCCGAGTAGGAATCCTGCTGGATGTTCCCCTACCCTAAGCAATAGGAGTAAATATTTGGACAGGGAATCAATCAGGGGCGACGGTGAAGGCGAACAATACCCGGGATGACCCTGCTATCTAGCGTCCATGTTGGGAAGGGTAGGACGGTTGCCTCCGGGCCAAAGcaaaggaaagaggaaaaagggaagcgaaggatGTGCTCGCTGCGGTTAGATCCCGGGACGGCAGATGATAAAAGGGATATGATCATCAGCGGGTAGCGTTCAGTGTTGTGCGAAACCGGGAAGAAACAACACGAAATGGCATCCGCTCCCAGTTGCAAAAGTGTGGCCCCGTTGCGGCAAAGTGATTTTAGTATCGAGCACATCCTAACGCGTGCCGGCGAGCGGTACGAGAAACGTCGTCGGATCGATCAGTGCAGTAGCTGCTGTACCAGTAGCCCCGGTAGTGACGGTTCCGGAAGTGAAACTACCGATGGCGAATCTCGGTTACGTGCTGATGTGGACGTGGAAGGAGACGAAGAGCTAGAAGAGGAAGTTGAAATTACTCACTCGAGAACGGAGGCACCGGTGATCGGTGCCGGTTATCTACCGACGGGCGCAGCATCCGGATGTGGAGCTGGTGGAGTTCCTTCGTTCGATTGGCTGTACTACACACGTTACCATCCACCGAAGCTTCCTCGTAAGTAATCGTTATAATCCGGACCGTATGCTCCTTGGATCGTATGAAGTGCTTATCAATCGccgttcgttccttttttgaCGCACAGGTCCGCAGAAGATAGGGCCGGTAAAGCGTACCCCGGGAAGATTACCACGCGTTCCATTCACACCCGCTCAACTGGGTGCGCTGGAGGATGCGTATAAAGTGTCGACATACCTTAGCTCGGAAGAAGCCAATCAGCTCGCCTACAGCCTAGAGTTGACAAATACGCGCGTGAAAATTTGGTTTCAAAATCGACGGGCGCGGGATCGGCGCGAAAAACGGGAAGCTTCGATTGCCAACGGAAGTACGGTTCCGGCTGGACCGATACCGCTTTACGCTGGCAGTGCGGGATCGATGGCGGTCACGTCCAGCGCTACTCACGTTCCGGAATACCGAAGCCATCCCTCGTCGCCATCCAGTATGGAATGTCCTACTGAACGGAACAGTAGAAGTCCTGCTAGTGCAGATCGTAATTATTAATGAACTCAGCGGATGTGAAGAGTGGATTTTACGATGGTGCGATCGTTTTGTGATACGGTAACCGATGCGTTACCAAACCTCAAGCTTTTGATAGGCAAAGAGAGACtgtttaaaaaactattttaaacTATAAACTTAAGTCAATTTAATAGTATCCCATAAGCCTAGATATGTGCCGAAAAATTATAGTGTTTTAGGTGATCTGTTTGATCGTTTAAACAGTAGAATGCAAATAATGTAAAAAAGTGAGAATTTGTATTACTTTACATTATACTCGGGACGGTCTACGACGAATAAAATGTCTTAAATTTTAAAGTATCCTTTTAAACATTGTTCGGCTATggataaagaaaaataaattattataacAGGAACAGGTCAGTATGAACCATTTTTGGCTGAAGTATCAAAATCGACGTCTATTGATTCTGGAGGGAAGCAGTGCCCAGGATTTTGTGGTGTCATAAGTTAAAATAATCACTGGGCATGTCTGGTGGCATCATGTGATCATTTTGGACCCAAATTATACTGCAATACTATCAGTCTAAAGCGCTAATCACGATTATATAGCATTGCGCGTGATAATGCGTGAAAACATTACGCACCACCCCAGCCGATCAGTAGATCAATAGCATTTCGAGGTGGATGCGGTATCTTCCCCTATTGTATTTATTCACCGTTCATGCGTCCGTTCTAATGAAATTccttttaataataatattaattatgaacaaataaataatggGGAATGATTGCAAAATTAGACAATGATTTTCGTTCTAAAACCCGTTCCTCCAatgaatctctctctctgtctttgaAAGGgctatttgcatttgcattagcCTTCAAATGTTCACTCGATTTGGAAAGTGATCTAACTTAATTGAGTCTCTTATCTTCATTTAGAACGTCCGTTCTTATTACACATACAAGCAGAATAGAGTTTGATAAGTCCAAATGACAAagtaatttgatttctttctcacaacaacagccagcATCCAGAAAACAAATTTGAACAAAAGCGCGTTTGagttatgttgttttttttttcgttttatttgtcTTAAAATACGCGATTCAAGTACAAGTAAGTTTCCATCGATTTGCTTTCATTAGTTTCCTGAAATTTGGGGATCTGCAAACGTTTCATTAACAAAAGTCTGCGTAGTCTTTGGGAGACCGTGGGATTTAGATAGGTAAGCGTAGGTTAAAACACCGCACGAAAGGTAAGAGTAATGCCAATCATCTTTTCAAGATGATAGTGTTATCGTAGCAAATTCACTCTTGGAGCCAACAGTTCAATAGTGAAGCGAAGGAAACTTACTTGCGCTATAAACCGCCCGCAGTTTTGCACCAATTTTACGTAACttgtaaaaaaatgtaagGGAATAAATTTCACCTGCCAGGTCACATGCAAAAGCAAGAActttcagaaaaaaaaactcaccaaAAATCAAAAGATTAGTTGCCGTGAGCACGGCGATGACTTTGACGGACAagtgtgtgtacgtttgttttttaaagCACACTCTAACGGGTCTTAACTAAAATTGTTACTAAAATCGTACTGCATGTTTAAAACTATTGTAAAAACAAGAATAAAAAATTTTAATCATCTTTTAAGATGATTTCCAAACGAACATATAAACACAATTGAACCCACTCACACATTTTCTCCATGTTAGCATTTTAAAGTTATTATCTACAAGCTGTTCTTACTCCGTACACACTGGTGGTGATATCCTTTGCAGGACAACTTAGATAATAAACGTAAAAGTTCAGGGATGCTGCTTCCTAAGCTTCTTCCACACAAGTTCTCTAACTCTAGCAGTAACATTACGCCTATCGCGGCCGTGCCGCAACTAGACACACCAGAGAGGTATTGGACACCTTCGAGCCTAACTACTGTgcggtgttttgtgtttgctgttttgtacCGCTCGTATATTCCAACCATAAGCCCCGTATGCTAGTCTCGTGTCTCGCGGTATAGTAGATACGCACATCTAGAACCTTTATATTAAGTAAGCTTCTTACTGAGCATCACCAAAATGGTTTAACCTtgccatttattttttatttttgtttttcgtgaaGCTGCTGGAAGATAGCGATAAGTTTGCGAATAGCAAGCACCTCTGCTCTCATTCATTCTTGTTTATCGCTTTTATTATTATCTGTTTATAAAGTTTGACAGTGCGTTCCTTTCTTTGCTGGGTTATTTCAATGATATCTTTTATCATCTCTTTTagaatcatttttcaatttcagccATCGGTTCGCGCGAAAACATAATTTCCCGTACGCGTTAGTTGTGCGTTGGGTAAGATTAACCTTATTTATAGCTTGGCTGTGGGGAATCGATCAATTGTGTTTAATATTCGACCACCCAGTGCCATAGCGGATAGGTTCTTCCAGAGTACCAGTATCCGTGTCCACCGAGGATGCGTTGATTTTCGAGCGGAACCCCTCTTTATCAGTGCATCCTTGTATAAAACTTGAATGTTGCCAGAATGGCAGGGTCGCACCGAGGATGCGTTGATTTTTGGGTGGAACCCCCTCTTTATCAGTACATCCGTGTATAAAACTTGAGACTGGCTGCCTGCCAGAATGGTAGGGTTAGAactaattaaaagaaaatattcACATGTAATACGAAGTCGCCACCGGGATCTGTTGCTCCAACCATCACCAGACCACTTCCTTTGTGTGTACATTTGTAAACTGAAGATAAGCAAAGATCGATGCGATCAGAATGAAACTATTACTGAAACTGGATAGCGCCATTTGGTGATGACCATTACATTTCGATATCCGGATCGAAAAGTTTAATCCTTCACGCAGATAATCGATTCGCGGCCTTTACCAACACCGATCCATTTCACTGGCACATCCATCTCGTTCTCGATCAAGCGAATATAATCCTGTGCCTGTGCCGGTAACTCTGCAAAGTCGCGTACGTTTTCCGTGCACTGTAGCCATCCGGGCACGGTGATGTAATTGACCTCTACCTGGCCCAAATCAGTGATAGAGCCGGGGAAATAGTCGATCTTCTTGCCATTCAGATTATAGCTGAAAGTATTTTTATGCAAAGCAGAGGCAAAATTAAGAATGTCCCATGGGCCGATAGCGCTAGCGAAGTCGTTGCTTCAGCAGCCACCTACCTCACGGCGACCTTGATTTCCGGAAGTGTGTCCAGAATGTCGAGTTTAGTCAAACAAAGCGCAGTATAACCGTTCACCATGGAGGTGTAACGCAGGAGGGCAAGATCGAGCCATCCACACCGCCGAATTCGCAATGTCGTTACACCAACCTCTCCGCCACGCTTTTGCAACAGTGATCCGATTTCCTGTCAATTATCAAAtcccaaaacagaaaaatcctTTAGCGAATCTAGAAAATGCTTTATGCAAACGACAATCACTTACATCGTGCAGTTCCGTCGGGAAAGGACCATCGCCGACGCGTGTTGTGTAGGCTTTGACCACACCAATCACTTCACCGATCGATTGCGGAGGTAATCCCAACCCGGTCAACACACCGCCGATACTGCAATTGCTGCTCGTTACGTACGGATACGTGCCTATCGAATCATTGATGGAAAAGAACATATTTTAATCTTGAGACGGTCTCCATCGCTGCGGTCGCCCGTAACCACTCCACTTACCGAAATCAATGTCTAGCATGGCAGCATTCGCTCCTTCGACCAAGACGTTCTTGCCTTCCTTGAGGGACGTGTGGAGGAACGAAACCGAGTCGCGCACCAACGGTCTCAACCGTTCGGCGAATTCCCGATATCTACGTGGTAAGAAGCAAATGTCCAACACACATTTCCACCAACCAAGATACCACGCTCTGGCATCCCGTTATCCACGCGGCTTAGTCGCCGTATGGCAGCCGCAAGCTGGCTGAAGGACCTTCATAACAGGTCTCCTCCTTACTTACCGTGTCAGTTCAGCGTTCAAGTCGATCGAAAAGTCGGGATACAAGCGTTTAAACATTGCCGCTAGCGCCTCGACTCTGTACAGCGCCAGATCCAAGCACAAAggggaatcatcatcatcatccgaatcATTAGAGAGACATAGAACAAACATATACAGCTTTAGAGGAATTCGATAGCAGAGAAGATGAGGAACAGCTATTTTGTAGCTTATTTTGACATACTTTTCGCTGAACACCTTAAAGTCACCGAGCAGATCCGACACGCGGATACCGTTGCGGGTAGCTTTGCTAGAGTAGCATGGACCGATACCTTTCTTCGTCGTACCGAGCGATTTGCCGCCTTTTTCAGCCTCCTGTAGTCCATCGACCTGCTGGTGCATATCCAGCACCAGGTGAGCGCGATTTGAAATGATCAACCGCGTCTCCCATGATTTTAGacctttcgcttcgttcttAGCCAGCTCTTCAAACAGACCAGGTAGATGAATGACTACCCCGTTACCTGAAAGTAGGGAAACGATCGAAAGTATTTACATTAGACAAGCTATACCGGTCTCTCAGAAATTACTTTCGCTGACTTTCTACAACTAATCTCATCAATTCATACGTATGCCCGCTGATCGATTGCTACAATCGAAAGCATCTAAACGATAAATGACTAATTACACGGTCATTTGGCTACTAATAACAGCGCCACATCGCACTGGACCGTATCAATAATGGAGTGCCCCGTGATATGCCTGCGAGTAATACCAGGCCACACGTGGCATGACCATTCGTGAGTGGCGTTCCGATCGATGGATGCAATCCAGTGAACGCTTTTTGTAGCACATATACCTGCCATCGTTTGCCTGGTGACGTCCCATGCACAGTTGTGTAGAGCAATGACTATTTAAAATGGGGTTTATCAGTGATATCTGCAGTTTGTTATCGCCTGCACTTTTGCTGATAAGTGACAAACAAACAGTCTGCCATCTGCCCATAGTGTGTTGCTTTAGAGAGGTTTCCACGTTAAAGCTTCGATACAGTTCAAACGGAAAGACATTCTCTTTATATTATTTGCATGAACCATAAAAATCTATTGAATGGAtgtataattttaattattgaaaCTCGTAACACTAACGACATGTAAATAATGATTGCTTGTCATGATTGTTTCACATCATCATTCGATTTGATCACTTTATGgccatcctttttttccaaacaaacgTCGTCACGTGTTGCTATCCTTCCGCCCAGGCAGCATGACACGCCAACGAAATCTATTGATTAAACAGAGCTTCCAAAATAGATAAGATTAATCGTGCGTATACTGGTCTCTTCAAAGGGGTTCGGTAGGCACAAACTGGCCCCCCTTTTGCAGGGATATACACCGCTATCCacaaaaaatgtattttattaaacatttgATCGATAAACGGCCTATTTGGTGACTTTGATAAGTTTCCCAGATACGATCGCCACAACCAACCGTGCTGCTAACCTTGAACACGGCACAAGAACTATCAAACCAGAATCCATGGTCTTGGGCGATTTTTGTGGTTCCTACTTCTCTTCTCTAACAAAATAACATCACCCTGAGGTCCCGAGGCTACGGATACGAATTATGTGTTGGTAGGGaacagcgaaatgaaattgcaTGATGACAAAGTTTTACCATCCAGTGACGGCATGCGCATCGAacgaaaaattcaaaatgccACATTATTGCCAACATGTTTATTTAAGTCATCCGATGCGTTGACAAAGTTTTGCGGCCCAGTTGTTTGGATTCATCGACGAGCGGGTAGCGTTGCCATGCCGCAGAGGCCGCACGTTCTGAGATTTAAAACAGTTTATGACCTCAAGGCACGAGCAACTGCATGCCAAACAATCCTGTAAACTAATTTTACGAATCATAACCCAAGCGCACATTGTTGCCCCTTGGGTGGTCCCATATTTAACATTcaacgatggcagcagcaattgAAATTATAGAAGTGATTCCAAGATCCTGAGATCTACAAGCAGAATAAAAGAATATCACGACATCCTTTAAGCTTACTGCAAAAGTCTGTTCCACCACGGCATACGATTCGATACGAAATCAGGTGATCGTGCATGTCTGTACCAGTTTCAAATGATCGTGTACTTCGTTATACGACTAAGATAGCCACTCGTACTTGGTATGCGAAAATTCAACGTATTTGCAAACACCATTGACCAATCAGTGACAGTAGCCTCCGTTTCGTAGCGCGGATAGCTACCACCCCACCGATCGTGGCTGCGGCTGAATAACACCCGACCGACGCCATCGTGTTCTGCTCCATTTGTAGAACAGCCACAATTAGCTTTGCGATTCACCTTCGCTGTCGCGGGTTGCACGGTGATAGAACCGCTGAGCCGCcactgaggaggaggaggttgaCAGTGACGCTTGATGCTCGACACTCGACTTTCAATGGCACTGGGACGCCGCGAGAGTAGCTTGCTCTTGAGTATCGGTCAACCATTATTAACAGAGGACCTTCGACCGTGACCTTAGGTTCTAAAATAACGATCCTTAGACGCAGATCTACATATTCATGGTTTGTAGCTTATTCATTCACCAACCAAAACGAACGGACGAGAATCCTACAATAACTATAAAACGATGAGATTGttatcaaccaaaccattatcttttataaatcaatttgttAAGTGAGGCAGATGATCAAGCATCCTTTTTGTTTGAACATCGTTGATTCTTTACTTACCAATAACAGAGCTACATTTCTCATGAATGATACCGCTGGGAAGTAGGTGAAAATCGAAGTCTTTGCCATCAACAACCACCGTGTGGCCAGCATTGTTGCCCCCCTGTtcaaaagataggaaaaaccaaaaatagaGTTCAGTACAAAACGGTGTCATCTGGTAAGTTCAGCATGAAATGGACCTGTTGCTCAAACGGGTATTGTATGGAAAAGGGAATCCACTTGACCGATCAAAAGAATTTTCAcaatattttccttttgtgtTCGAACATCAGCTGTTGTAATTAACCACCGATTAACCTGCCCAAAAACGCAGATCGTTTGGCAATGTTTGATAAACAATCATCAGACGCAGCCGATTCGAAACGCCGCCTTGGTTCAAGTTCGATCGTGACGAGAACGTGGGGATCGTTATTTTTGGCCCACACTCTCCTCTACCATCGGCATTGCAGCAGTGTGGGGGGGCAAGGAGGAAGAGTGAACCTCATTCTATGCTTTTTCGACCGATGACGCGCGAAATGAGGCACACGCTGCTCCGGAGAAGAACATTTGAATCTGGTGGGGGGATTGTGGCGAGTGGATCACGGGTTGCTGCCAACTTTctgagggggtggggtggggggagatGGGGCGGTCGTGGTTTGCGCTTTGTGTCTTGTGACCAGCGGttgtccgtcggtccgtcggatTTGCTATCCGCAGTCCGCGCTTGCTAGATTAACTCGCTTTTACCGGGGATTTCAAGTGCACACAGCTGCGCAAAGCGGTTAGCGGCTGCGCACTACATGCCGTCATACCATTATCCAAGACCACCGTTTGTCTCATCCTTCGGGGCACTGTGGATGTTTCGTGTAAACGTCGTCATCGCTGGTGCTAATACTAGCAGCGTACGCTCGAGCGATCGGTCGCTGAAAAGGACAGGGTAGCTGGTTGTGTAGCTTTACCCCGTAccgcaacaacacaacaaccccGTGATGCTATTCTTATCGAATGTGTTAACACGGACAGGCGGATTAGCGGCGTGAACACGAAAAAGCACAGTTTCGCTTTACAGTGTCCGGCCGTAACGATGGCTGTAGACTACCGACCCCGCTATTCTGTTCTATTTTCCGAGCGACAAAATTTACGATTCGCCTACCAGCAACACACCATGATTTAGTGGATGCTGCGAAGGGAGCGTTCGAGCGGATcgatcccaaaacaaaacaaagaaaaaataacacaCAGGACGAAAGTAGATGCGATGCATACTTCACAGGATGATTtgagccatttttaaatttacttaCTAAAACATTCTTCTACGAGCTGGCAATGACGTGGCGATGCTACTGCACTGATGATAACACTAGCACTGAGATCAATTCCcagtgtttggtgtttggtttaGTCAGAGCATTCTAGGGactctttaaaaaaatgatttgataCTTTTAATGCCTACTTGTGAGTCATACTCCCAGGCATATGAGGGTCAGTCATACAAAATACGCCGCAGCTTGGGCGACAAACTGGCTGggcaacaaccacagcaacacaccatcaatgaagaaaatattgatgcaaaaatTACGAAAGAACAACAAGCGGCGAAACTCGTCGATTTTCAAAAGGGCGCCTGATAAGTAAATTCGTAGGTAATATCAGTGAAAAATATGATGCATTACGCCAAGTCGAGCCCTCGGTTGTAGTGTGATATGGTAGAGTAAGCAGCCATCTGCTTTTCAGTATCAGCAGATGGAGCGGTGTGTACATTATATAAAACCACATGACGCAGCTGGTTCTCGTCAGTGACGGTATCAGTCGGGATGCGAAGAGCCATCGTGATCATACTTCCGCCTGATAGTCAACTGGtgggttgcaaaaaaaaaagaatttagAAATTGACGTCTGACTTTGGCCGTACTCTGGCGGATTTTACTGCATTTTGGCAACCCCTGTCTAACCGCTTCTCTTATCACCTTCCTCCATTATCAAGCTTATGATGAATATTTCAGAATGATACCGTCTGAGACAGTTCTTCGTCGGTAGGAGTGTCTCCGCGACGACGTTGTTGTGCTGATCACATGGTACTGCGCTGCCAATGATAATAATGGCAAGTGCAAGGCTATCCTATCGCTCAGGACAATCGATTGACacacgatgatggcgagcACCAATCAGAACAACAAACTCCATCGTTCTTGCCCTCAATGATACCCAGCTGATTGATATAGGCGTATCGATGCATCAGCACTCGTTCCGTTTTTATCAGAACCGTTCCGTAATTTATCGGTGTGCAACACACCACATACGGACAGGGCAGCAATATTTCCGGGGACGATGATTATTGGAAGTGACACAGTAAGCAATGGGAAACAAAAGGTCATGTACGGCGCTGTGATTACGAAACCACGCGACCCCCACCCTTGCCACGATAGCAGGTCGGCCACGGGGATTGCCCCGGATGATCACATGTGGACTATGATGCAAAGCCACCGATGTCCAATTTTTAACACTCACCTGACAACGGCAGACGATGTCGGCATCCGTGGCCAGCATATCGACCACCTTGCCCTTGCCCTCGTCGCCCCACTGGGCACCGAGGACAACCGTCACCTTGGAGGGGTACAGATTGTGGCGGCGTTTGTACATCTGTTCGTGTGTGTCCCGCATTTCGATGTGGTTATTGTGATTCCCCGTGCCGTTCACCGCTACCGGTACCGCTGGCTTCGAAACACTCATTCTGTGTTTTGGCTAATCACAGCAGGCCGGAATAGGTTGCTCTGGGATTTTCCTTCGCTGCGACTGCGACCCAACCGGCAATTGAAGAGCGGGCCACCGATTTGCTTTACACGGGAAGGATGACCAAATCGGCGCAGTATTTCTGTTACACAACGAACTGCCGACCGTCGGAAAATGATATTATCGGCACGGTTTTACTGCGAAATCCCAACAAACCACGAGGAGCGCGAAACCAGAGACACGCGGTGTTCTAAAGGAGGAGCCGGTAAGGAAACGGAATACTTTGCGGTACTCGCTGTACAATAGCTCAACCGTGTGTACGGCTGCCGCGGGACGACCGGACGGTAggttaataattaaaaaaaactactaTTTTAGCGATATTTAAGCAGTCCCCGCTGCCGAGCGCGAACCGCCGGAGGAAACACAAACCTCGTGCGAGTGCGAAATTCGGACTGTCAAATCAGTCGGCGGATGTCAACTTGGGGCTGTCGGACTTTGGCCCCGCGTCCGGACTATAACCCGGCGTTCCCACAGTAATCCATTTTCCGTAATATATTACGGTGATTTCTATATTCAGACAATCAGATTACGGACCCATAAATTGGCGACCAAAGTGAGCTTAGAGCTTACATATTTCTCTAGGATTACGGTACATTATTTAACATTTAAAATCAACGCTTTGCGATATTTCAGAAGCTGTAGCTGAATCGGTCTGTGAAGACCCACCTTGAgagatggaaaatcgatttagCTTGAAATTTGTTCGCTTGCAATAATTTACTCGCTGTCATTGGCGTCCGTTTGACAGTTTCGTCCGTTGAAAAGCATCAACAAGAGCCAGTTTGTTTCAACTTTCCACTTCTTTCCCAATTTATCGTATTTTGTGAACGATTTACGGAATATTATGGGTAAGGCtagaaagggagaaggaatTGGACTGTAGGGAGATATTAATTGATACCGTTTCAGCACAAAGCATTTCCGCAGAAGACGAAATTCGCGATTTGCAGGACACTACCGTAACTTTGCGGTTAAAAATCCCCCCGATTTATAAGAAATTGCTGCTGAAAGAGTGTGAACTGGAACATCAAATGCTGGTACGAGCGTTGTGTGTTTCGAAATCTATCCCTGTATTCATCATTATTGGTTTTCTAGGTCGAAACGGACATCTGTGTACCCAAGCAACAGCTCGGCAAATTGGCCACTTTAGAGAGAATCCAGGAGCAAGAATATCCAGTCGACGACACCTTTGCCAAAATTCAAACCGCTAACCACACGCTCGATGTTCTCGAGAAATTTTTCCCGGCTTCTCGCAGGTAATCGACTTCGCGTGTACGTTCAGCAGTCTTCAATCTCCAGCACGGAATGTATCTCTTCGAAGATTAATTTCAGGCAAGACAGTCCAGGTTTAAGGTGCTGTGATTGTTCAAAATAGATAAGATTAGTTAAAGGGAGCAATAAAGGAAGAATACTATTAACTTGCCTGCAGTAGCGTTATTATGGGTTTCCTCCTAAATAGATTCCCTTTAGTGAGCACTTGCAGTACAAATATGACTTTCAActgaaaagaaacgaaagcagGGGTAATTCTAACCACTCTTCCAAGAGACTCATGGTGAAACTTACGTTATAGAAAAcctcgttgatgatgatgtcctggATGTACTCTATCGGTATCAGCGAATTACGGACCGTCCCGTTTGCGTAGGCTGTCGAGCATTGGAGGGCAAAGTCTTTGACTAGAACCAGTTGTTCCGATTTTATAACGTTGCTGTACAGATAGCCAAAGATAAACGTCGGCAGGAGAAACACAGCGTGGCCCGTGCTTAGCCGAAAAAGGAGGATGCAAATCGAAAAGCAGAATAAGGTTCCGAGCACGAATAAGAGCATCCGGCGCCGTTCCTCATCTGCCTTTGTGTTTTCCACCGATAGGTGCAGAACGTTCGCGGATTTGTGCACCAATTTAATCTGAATCTGTTTTCCAGCGCTGGTCCAAAAGATTCCCATTTCCCGCGAACGGATCCCCGAGTGATCGGAGGCTGAAATCTTTGTTTACTCCGTGTTGATGCTGTTTCATGCAAGGAGCTAAAACTCCATTCACCTGGTTGGTTAAAACTAACTTAAGTGAATTTCACTCACGTTTGCGAAATTTTAATGGTTTATAAAATTCagcgtaaataaataaa
The sequence above is a segment of the Anopheles darlingi chromosome 2, idAnoDarlMG_H_01, whole genome shotgun sequence genome. Coding sequences within it:
- the LOC125959258 gene encoding homeobox protein MSH-D — translated: MASAPSCKSVAPLRQSDFSIEHILTRAGERYEKRRRIDQCSSCCTSSPGSDGSGSETTDGESRLRADVDVEGDEELEEEVEITHSRTEAPVIGAGYLPTGAASGCGAGGVPSFDWLYYTRYHPPKLPRPQKIGPVKRTPGRLPRVPFTPAQLGALEDAYKVSTYLSSEEANQLAYSLELTNTRVKIWFQNRRARDRREKREASIANGSTVPAGPIPLYAGSAGSMAVTSSATHVPEYRSHPSSPSSMECPTERNSRSPASADRNY
- the LOC125950732 gene encoding phosphatidylinositol N-acetylglucosaminyltransferase subunit H, which codes for MGIFWTSAGKQIQIKLVHKSANVLHLSVENTKADEERRRMLLFVLGTLFCFSICILLFRLSTGHAVFLLPTFIFGYLYSNVIKSEQLVLVKDFALQCSTAYANGTVRNSLIPIEYIQDIIINEVFYNLKVIFVLQVLTKGNLFRRKPIITLLQHLKPGLSCLKLIFEEIHSVLEIEDC
- the LOC125950704 gene encoding adenylosuccinate synthetase; translation: MSVSKPAVPVAVNGTGNHNNHIEMRDTHEQMYKRRHNLYPSKVTVVLGAQWGDEGKGKVVDMLATDADIVCRCQGGNNAGHTVVVDGKDFDFHLLPSGIIHEKCSSVIGNGVVIHLPGLFEELAKNEAKGLKSWETRLIISNRAHLVLDMHQQVDGLQEAEKGGKSLGTTKKGIGPCYSSKATRNGIRVSDLLGDFKVFSEKVEALAAMFKRLYPDFSIDLNAELTRYREFAERLRPLVRDSVSFLHTSLKEGKNVLVEGANAAMLDIDFGTYPYVTSSNCSIGGVLTGLGLPPQSIGEVIGVVKAYTTRVGDGPFPTELHDEIGSLLQKRGGEVGVTTLRIRRCGWLDLALLRYTSMVNGYTALCLTKLDILDTLPEIKVAVSYNLNGKKIDYFPGSITDLGQVEVNYITVPGWLQCTENVRDFAELPAQAQDYIRLIENEMDVPVKWIGVGKGRESIICVKD